In Exiguobacterium sibiricum 7-3, a genomic segment contains:
- a CDS encoding ECF transporter S component produces the protein MNSWKMKEIIVMMMLAVACGVLYLGWSTLWLPISAIFGPVGSNWMFGIWVIASPLVAYIIQKPGAALIAEVVAAAVELFTGSHFGLSALLIGFAQGIGAEIAFAVFGYRTFNTFTLMLSGVFAAVGSMVYSLIVNGFAYYTTTTLLLTFSLQLISGALLGGLLAKIIVDALVKTGTLNGYAVGRQRKQRAA, from the coding sequence ATGAACAGTTGGAAAATGAAAGAAATCATCGTCATGATGATGCTCGCCGTCGCGTGTGGTGTCCTCTACTTAGGGTGGTCGACGTTATGGTTACCGATCTCGGCCATCTTCGGACCGGTCGGATCAAACTGGATGTTCGGCATCTGGGTCATTGCCAGTCCCCTAGTCGCCTACATCATTCAAAAACCAGGCGCGGCATTGATTGCAGAAGTCGTCGCTGCTGCCGTCGAATTGTTTACAGGGAGTCACTTCGGCTTATCGGCACTGTTGATTGGATTTGCACAGGGAATCGGGGCCGAGATTGCCTTTGCCGTGTTCGGATACCGGACGTTTAATACGTTCACCTTGATGTTGTCCGGTGTCTTTGCCGCCGTCGGAAGTATGGTCTACAGCCTCATCGTAAATGGATTTGCCTATTATACGACGACGACACTGCTGTTGACGTTTTCTCTGCAACTCATCAGCGGAGCATTGCTCGGCGGATTGCTCGCAAAAATAATCGTCGACGCGCTCGTTAAAACCGGGACACTGAACGGTTATGCGGTCGGACGGCAACGAAAGCAGCGTGCCGCATGA
- a CDS encoding ABC transporter ATP-binding protein, producing MMQCEHLSVRYPDQDSAVLHDLSITIQKGETTLLVGPSGSGKTTFLHVLAGLLPDTIEADVTGHWLTEGTVGILFQQPDDQFCMQTVGAEIAFSLENRQIARSEMEERIQLLLARVGLDLALTTPIAELSGGMKQRLALACVLALEPDILLLDEPTAQLDLSGQRTMMHLIEELHHDPDLTLVLIEHQLDQCVTFADRVIVFEGGRLLLDGTPYDVFHQQRDVMTALGIAMPLLYPYGLETLPELSGQACHLKKRPVERRAVGTERTFELTRVRVKRGERTILNDFSWTTFSGQWIMLVGRNGAGKSTVLETLAKLLPSKGDIRLFDTPLRKWSDRTYYQQVGFVFQQPDFQFLKQTVADELAISCATFDPERVQTALRHYRLTDVADQSPLALSLGQKRRLSVATMLLERKAVLLLDEPTFGQDAETTAHIIDVLHQAREAGTTVIMVTHDMELVHRYADRVVVIGEACVQFDGTPLELFQEEALLEQNQLFRPVSFLYQQLEEVKHRAGKRHTARAY from the coding sequence ATGATGCAGTGCGAGCACCTGTCCGTCCGTTATCCGGATCAGGATTCCGCGGTCTTACACGACTTGTCGATCACGATCCAAAAAGGAGAAACGACCTTGCTCGTCGGTCCGAGCGGCAGCGGCAAGACGACCTTTTTACACGTTCTTGCCGGTCTGTTGCCGGACACGATTGAAGCAGATGTCACCGGTCACTGGTTGACCGAGGGAACGGTCGGGATTTTGTTCCAACAACCGGACGATCAGTTTTGTATGCAGACGGTCGGCGCGGAAATCGCCTTTAGTCTCGAGAATCGGCAGATTGCCCGCAGTGAGATGGAGGAACGCATCCAGTTGCTGTTGGCGCGGGTCGGACTTGATCTTGCCTTGACGACACCGATTGCCGAACTGTCCGGCGGGATGAAACAACGGCTTGCTCTAGCCTGTGTGTTGGCACTTGAACCAGACATCCTGTTACTCGACGAACCGACGGCACAACTCGACCTGAGTGGTCAACGGACGATGATGCATCTGATTGAAGAATTGCATCACGATCCCGACTTGACGCTCGTTCTGATCGAACATCAGCTCGATCAGTGCGTGACGTTTGCCGACCGGGTAATCGTCTTTGAAGGTGGTCGCTTATTGCTTGATGGCACACCGTATGACGTGTTTCATCAACAGCGGGATGTGATGACGGCGCTTGGAATTGCGATGCCGCTCCTCTACCCCTACGGACTTGAGACTTTACCGGAGCTGTCCGGACAAGCCTGTCATCTGAAGAAACGCCCGGTTGAACGTCGAGCGGTTGGAACGGAGCGGACATTTGAGCTGACGCGGGTCCGTGTCAAACGGGGGGAACGGACGATTCTTAACGATTTTTCATGGACGACCTTTTCCGGTCAATGGATCATGCTCGTCGGACGCAACGGGGCTGGAAAAAGCACGGTCCTTGAGACACTGGCAAAATTACTTCCATCTAAAGGCGATATCCGCTTGTTTGACACCCCGCTTCGGAAATGGTCGGACCGGACGTATTACCAACAAGTCGGCTTTGTTTTTCAGCAACCGGACTTCCAGTTTCTTAAACAGACAGTCGCCGACGAACTTGCCATCAGCTGTGCTACCTTTGATCCGGAACGGGTCCAGACGGCTTTGCGTCACTATCGACTGACCGATGTCGCGGATCAGTCTCCCCTCGCGCTCAGTCTCGGACAAAAAAGACGGTTGAGTGTCGCGACGATGTTACTGGAACGAAAAGCTGTCCTATTGCTCGACGAACCGACCTTTGGACAAGACGCTGAGACGACGGCACACATCATCGACGTGCTGCATCAAGCCCGGGAGGCAGGAACGACCGTGATCATGGTGACGCACGACATGGAGCTGGTCCACCGTTACGCCGACCGTGTTGTCGTCATCGGCGAGGCGTGTGTCCAGTTTGACGGGACGCCGCTGGAGCTGTTTCAGGAAGAAGCACTTTTGGAACAAAACCAACTGTTCCGTCCGGTATCGTTTCTGTATCAACAACTCGAGGAGGTGAAACACCGTGCAGGAAAACGACACACTGCTCGCGCGTATTAA
- a CDS encoding energy-coupling factor transporter transmembrane component T family protein has protein sequence MQENDTLLARINPAVKLGTLLYVMMLLITTSSLHVTLALSVLAAVGVCSSGWRLPVLLLRLVPYGLLFLLTFWMMAAFGKGSTELWTFGWFRITEESLDHAWLIATRMLAFVFLSLTFVATTDATRFVMSLIHQCHLPVRLAYGFLAGLRFIPIFRQAIRTIRQARRVRQQRSIWPWQTFFDISLPLFTTSIIRSEQIAIAMEARQFRIDRTYYVEPVVTRWDIVFLLLTTTLATSLRLFI, from the coding sequence GTGCAGGAAAACGACACACTGCTCGCGCGTATTAATCCGGCGGTCAAGCTCGGAACGCTTCTCTATGTGATGATGTTGCTGATTACGACGTCGAGTCTGCACGTGACGCTTGCCTTATCAGTACTTGCTGCCGTAGGGGTCTGCAGTTCCGGTTGGCGTTTGCCGGTGCTCCTTCTGCGTTTGGTTCCCTATGGTCTCTTGTTTTTATTGACGTTTTGGATGATGGCGGCGTTTGGCAAAGGCAGCACCGAACTTTGGACGTTCGGCTGGTTTCGGATTACGGAAGAAAGTCTTGATCATGCCTGGTTGATTGCGACCCGGATGCTCGCTTTTGTCTTCCTGAGCTTAACGTTCGTCGCGACGACGGACGCGACACGGTTCGTCATGAGTCTGATTCATCAATGTCATCTGCCGGTTCGCCTGGCCTACGGTTTTTTAGCCGGTCTTCGCTTTATTCCGATCTTTCGGCAAGCGATCCGGACCATTCGTCAAGCCCGGCGTGTCCGCCAGCAACGGTCGATTTGGCCCTGGCAAACGTTTTTTGACATCAGTCTGCCGCTCTTTACGACGAGCATCATCCGGTCGGAACAGATTGCGATTGCGATGGAAGCCCGTCAATTTCGGATCGACCGGACCTATTATGTCGAACCGGTCGTGACGCGATGGGATATTGTCTTTCTGTTGCTGACTACCACACTCGCGACGTCACTTCGTTTGTTCATCTGA
- a CDS encoding NAD(P)/FAD-dependent oxidoreductase, which produces MKRIVLVGAGHAHLECIKQGIHPDVDWMVISPSRYQYYSGMFSGLADGTYRLDETRIDVKALCERHGKGWVEGRVSRIDATTKQIICQSGQVVPYDIVSFNIGSNDWEASTPIRVTIKPNYRVEDAFRTFRNAVSPVIIGSGAAAVEMAASFQSNGTPVTLVHEEPLLSGHPAGPELAARLDRLGVNRIVDRFEKLDGKTARLRSGRSLETDAVLFLGGATAHELFQVSGLYCDDRGFLLVHETLQSLEDPSIFAVGDCSTLLAYPETPKNGVTAVRQAPLLVQNLIRFVNEEPLRTFRPQRYYLTLLALGHHQATLLYGRFYQTNRLSWYFKQWIDRRFVKKYMV; this is translated from the coding sequence GTGAAGCGAATTGTCTTAGTCGGCGCAGGACATGCGCATTTAGAATGTATCAAACAGGGGATTCATCCGGATGTTGACTGGATGGTCATCAGTCCATCCCGTTATCAGTATTATTCCGGGATGTTTTCCGGACTGGCGGACGGGACCTATAGACTCGACGAGACACGGATCGATGTCAAAGCGTTATGTGAACGGCATGGTAAGGGGTGGGTGGAGGGCCGGGTCAGTCGAATTGACGCGACAACTAAGCAAATCATCTGTCAGTCCGGGCAGGTCGTACCGTATGATATCGTGTCATTTAATATCGGTTCGAACGATTGGGAAGCAAGCACGCCAATCCGCGTCACGATCAAACCGAACTATCGGGTGGAAGACGCGTTCCGGACATTCCGAAATGCCGTCTCCCCTGTCATCATCGGCAGTGGTGCGGCAGCCGTCGAGATGGCGGCGTCATTTCAATCAAACGGTACCCCGGTCACATTGGTTCATGAAGAACCGTTGCTCAGCGGTCATCCGGCTGGCCCGGAACTGGCCGCGCGACTCGATCGGTTGGGCGTCAACCGAATCGTGGACCGGTTCGAAAAGCTGGACGGTAAAACGGCGCGCTTGCGGTCCGGGCGTTCGCTCGAGACGGATGCTGTTCTGTTTTTAGGAGGCGCAACGGCGCATGAGTTGTTTCAGGTATCCGGTCTGTATTGTGATGACCGCGGTTTTTTACTGGTGCACGAGACGTTGCAATCACTTGAAGATCCGTCCATTTTTGCCGTCGGCGACTGTTCGACACTGCTTGCCTATCCGGAAACGCCAAAAAACGGTGTGACGGCGGTGCGCCAGGCGCCGCTGTTGGTTCAGAATTTGATCCGGTTCGTGAACGAAGAACCGTTACGGACATTTCGACCGCAACGGTATTATTTGACGCTTCTTGCGCTTGGTCATCACCAAGCTACCTTGCTGTACGGACGATTTTACCAAACGAACCGGCTCAGTTGGTATTTTAAGCAATGGATTGACCGGCGGTTTGTGAAGAAATATATGGTCTGA
- a CDS encoding alpha/beta fold hydrolase has product MGTFIQAVDGTKIYVEDIGSGQPVVMLHGWPANNNMFEYQKNRLLEEGYRYIGVDYRGYGKSDAPATGYDYTTMASDINEVIQQLKLTNVTLLGFSMGGGIALKYLLNHGESNVSKLILAGAAAPVFTQRDGYPYGMKKEEVDALIEDTKQDRPSMLKGFGEIFFAKEHPEPLQQWFHNLSVDASSHGTIQSAIALRDEDLRDGLPKISVDTLIMHGKKDQVCPFEFAEVMHENISGSRLEVFEESGHGMFLDEREKFTETLVSYLKSGQTV; this is encoded by the coding sequence ATGGGTACATTTATTCAGGCAGTTGACGGAACGAAGATTTATGTGGAAGATATCGGTTCAGGACAACCGGTCGTCATGCTCCACGGATGGCCGGCAAACAATAACATGTTCGAATATCAGAAAAACCGTCTGCTCGAAGAAGGCTACCGTTATATCGGCGTCGATTACCGCGGCTACGGTAAATCGGATGCGCCGGCGACCGGATATGACTATACGACGATGGCGTCGGATATCAACGAAGTAATTCAGCAATTGAAATTAACGAACGTCACGTTGCTCGGTTTCTCGATGGGCGGCGGAATCGCTTTAAAATACCTCTTGAACCACGGAGAGTCAAACGTCTCAAAACTGATCCTAGCAGGGGCGGCTGCACCGGTCTTCACGCAACGCGACGGTTATCCGTACGGCATGAAGAAAGAGGAAGTCGATGCCTTGATTGAGGACACGAAACAGGACCGTCCATCGATGTTAAAAGGATTCGGGGAAATCTTTTTTGCGAAAGAGCATCCGGAACCGCTCCAGCAATGGTTCCATAATTTGAGTGTCGATGCTTCATCCCACGGTACGATCCAGTCGGCGATTGCCTTACGGGACGAAGACTTACGGGACGGTCTGCCGAAGATTTCGGTCGATACACTCATCATGCACGGTAAAAAAGATCAAGTCTGTCCGTTCGAGTTTGCTGAAGTCATGCATGAAAACATCAGCGGTTCACGTCTCGAAGTTTTTGAAGAGAGTGGACACGGGATGTTCCTCGACGAACGTGAGAAGTTTACGGAAACACTGGTCTCTTATTTAAAATCAGGTCAAACGGTCTGA
- a CDS encoding GNAT family N-acetyltransferase, whose product MEIKTKRCTVRRFEKENLDDFMQYRNDENWMQFQGFKGLTKQMYAKELLSEPSLLKGVQLAIINNTTNRLIGDIYLKRDHCTFWVGYTISPFHAKQGYAYEVLAAIVAWVKQKGCVRINASVSPENLPSINLLKKLKFTFLSSDEGEHIYILDLQKM is encoded by the coding sequence ATGGAGATAAAAACTAAACGATGTACTGTACGTCGGTTTGAAAAAGAAAATCTTGATGATTTTATGCAATATAGAAATGATGAAAACTGGATGCAGTTTCAAGGATTCAAAGGATTGACCAAGCAAATGTATGCTAAAGAATTACTTAGCGAACCCTCTCTTTTAAAAGGTGTACAACTTGCTATAATCAACAATACAACTAATCGATTGATTGGTGATATTTATTTAAAAAGGGATCATTGCACTTTTTGGGTGGGATACACTATAAGTCCTTTTCACGCTAAGCAAGGCTATGCATATGAAGTACTTGCCGCAATTGTAGCCTGGGTCAAGCAAAAAGGTTGTGTCAGAATAAATGCGAGTGTGTCACCTGAAAATCTTCCTTCAATCAACTTACTTAAAAAGCTTAAATTTACTTTTCTATCTTCAGATGAAGGAGAACATATATATATATTGGATTTACAAAAGATGTGA
- a CDS encoding antibiotic biosynthesis monooxygenase, producing MWIVMNQLRVQNGKADQVAARFQTTKGIEQMEGFVRMQVLVDLSQDEHDVVTIMTTWDKQEHFHAWQASQAYKGVHKKRDEGTSEVKPLVLSNAVTEYAVVADHTHA from the coding sequence ATGTGGATTGTCATGAATCAACTGCGTGTACAAAACGGGAAAGCCGATCAAGTCGCGGCACGTTTTCAGACGACAAAAGGAATTGAGCAGATGGAAGGATTTGTCCGGATGCAGGTCTTAGTGGATCTCAGTCAGGATGAGCATGATGTCGTCACGATCATGACGACGTGGGACAAACAGGAGCATTTCCATGCCTGGCAGGCGAGCCAGGCCTATAAAGGTGTCCATAAGAAACGGGATGAAGGAACATCGGAAGTCAAACCGCTTGTCCTGTCAAACGCTGTCACGGAATATGCCGTCGTCGCCGATCATACCCACGCTTAA
- a CDS encoding GNAT family N-acetyltransferase produces the protein MLTIREGTEESAPYKTFLQEKIRMYNNEQSPHHAKKRHAAVYPVHVMVFEEEQIVGGIYGEIYWGWLEIEFLYLPDSLRAQGLGSQLLHRIETLARQSGVNRVLVTTFSFQAYDFYQKYGYETVGVIADYPPGFSHYTLVKHFITSSGSA, from the coding sequence ATGCTAACTATTCGGGAAGGGACGGAAGAATCCGCTCCCTACAAAACGTTTCTGCAAGAAAAAATTCGGATGTATAATAATGAACAATCCCCGCACCATGCCAAAAAACGCCATGCTGCGGTATATCCCGTCCATGTGATGGTATTCGAGGAAGAACAGATTGTCGGAGGAATCTATGGGGAAATCTATTGGGGTTGGCTTGAGATTGAATTTCTTTATCTACCGGACAGCTTACGTGCGCAAGGTCTCGGCAGTCAACTGTTACACCGAATCGAAACGTTAGCGCGTCAATCCGGGGTTAACCGCGTTCTTGTGACGACGTTTTCTTTTCAGGCGTATGACTTCTATCAAAAATACGGATATGAGACAGTCGGCGTGATCGCGGACTATCCACCCGGATTCTCGCACTACACACTCGTCAAACACTTTATTACGTCTTCAGGTTCGGCATGA
- a CDS encoding nucleotidyltransferase domain-containing protein, whose amino-acid sequence MNDPLSCAKRTARLIVESHYPDCDAALLAGSFVRGQATATSDLDLILFRESIKASYRESFTFDDYPVEAFIHSSTTIRTFFRQDRERGRPSMQRMVAEGLVLRDHDLLKPLKEQAESELLTGPPVLSLTEMNRTRYFLTDLLDDFIGVSDRTDGLGIATRLLEQATDFRLRASGHWTGQGKWLIRSLAIVDPVEAKRLADAFNLYFRSDQKQAVIDLVEQWLDSHGGRYFDGFSIGK is encoded by the coding sequence ATGAATGATCCATTGTCGTGTGCCAAGCGGACTGCCCGTTTGATCGTCGAGAGCCACTATCCGGATTGTGACGCTGCGTTACTTGCCGGAAGCTTCGTCCGGGGGCAGGCGACCGCGACATCGGATCTTGATCTAATTCTATTTCGGGAATCCATCAAGGCTTCATACCGGGAATCGTTTACCTTTGATGATTATCCGGTCGAAGCATTCATCCATTCGAGTACGACCATCCGGACGTTTTTCCGGCAGGACCGGGAACGGGGACGTCCGTCGATGCAACGGATGGTCGCAGAGGGACTCGTCCTGCGCGATCATGACCTGCTCAAACCTTTGAAAGAGCAGGCGGAATCAGAGTTGCTCACCGGTCCACCGGTTCTTTCGCTTACTGAAATGAACCGGACCCGGTACTTTCTGACCGATCTGCTCGATGATTTCATCGGCGTGAGCGACCGGACGGACGGGCTCGGAATCGCTACCCGGTTGCTCGAACAAGCGACGGACTTCCGGTTGCGGGCTTCGGGTCACTGGACGGGACAAGGGAAATGGCTGATCCGCAGTCTGGCAATCGTCGATCCGGTCGAGGCCAAACGATTGGCGGACGCTTTTAATCTGTATTTCCGATCCGATCAAAAACAGGCTGTCATCGATTTGGTGGAACAGTGGCTCGATTCGCATGGCGGTCGTTATTTTGACGGTTTTTCAATCGGAAAGTGA
- a CDS encoding MATE family efflux transporter, giving the protein MSVPTTVAARQYGLLAYPLILSSILTPLLGVTDTITIGQTGDAVAIGAIAIGAVFFNTIYWLFGFLKVSTTGFSAQASVHHDETALHFALYRPVLLGFMIGLVLILLRVPLTAGGLYLLAAPETLLPDVTTYIDYRIYGAPFVLVGYAVLGWLIGQGQVKRALLIQIFSNLINIVLDVVFVLGLGYGVAGVAIATLVAEISIVAFGFLIMVRQLAWKPAYRDLLFRVQAYRQFFTVNADLFVRTIFLLLVTGWFTRTGAQFGPDVLAANAILLQIQYVIAYWFGGLGSASTILVGRARGRSDEAGYRKSLSLTRQFGIASIVLIIGLLAVFQDAFLQLFSTDPLLLDVSALYYGWILVFPLTGGFAMLYEGVFSGLARAKPVRNSMIQAFLVFGLLLLSIYWIGNHGVWLAFIGFGLTRSLSLHLAERRMNLTFERPDKKTDLPV; this is encoded by the coding sequence ATGTCAGTCCCGACGACTGTTGCGGCACGTCAGTACGGCCTGCTTGCTTATCCGCTGATCCTGTCGAGTATTTTGACGCCGCTGCTTGGCGTCACCGATACGATTACGATCGGACAAACCGGGGATGCGGTCGCCATCGGTGCGATTGCGATTGGCGCTGTTTTCTTTAACACGATTTACTGGCTGTTCGGATTTTTAAAAGTCAGTACGACTGGTTTCAGCGCCCAAGCCAGCGTCCATCATGATGAAACGGCGTTGCACTTTGCTTTATACCGTCCTGTCTTACTCGGCTTCATGATCGGACTCGTTCTGATTCTTTTACGTGTTCCGTTGACGGCGGGGGGGCTTTACTTACTGGCAGCACCTGAAACTTTGTTGCCGGATGTCACGACATACATCGATTACCGGATTTACGGGGCACCGTTCGTCCTGGTCGGATACGCGGTTCTCGGCTGGCTGATCGGGCAGGGACAAGTGAAACGTGCTCTATTGATTCAAATATTCAGCAACCTCATCAATATCGTCCTCGATGTCGTCTTTGTCCTCGGCCTTGGATACGGTGTAGCCGGTGTCGCAATTGCAACGCTCGTCGCTGAAATCAGTATCGTCGCTTTCGGATTCCTGATCATGGTCCGGCAGCTCGCCTGGAAACCGGCCTATCGCGATCTCTTATTCCGTGTCCAGGCGTATCGGCAGTTTTTTACCGTCAATGCCGATTTATTCGTCCGGACCATTTTTCTGTTGCTCGTGACCGGCTGGTTTACCCGGACAGGTGCACAATTCGGACCGGATGTTCTGGCAGCCAATGCCATCTTGTTGCAGATCCAGTATGTGATTGCCTACTGGTTCGGAGGACTCGGCAGTGCTTCGACGATTCTCGTCGGACGGGCGCGGGGGCGGAGCGATGAAGCCGGTTACCGGAAAAGTCTTTCGTTGACACGGCAATTCGGGATTGCTTCCATCGTATTGATCATCGGACTGTTAGCTGTTTTCCAGGATGCCTTCCTGCAACTGTTTTCAACCGATCCGCTCCTGCTCGACGTCTCTGCCCTGTATTACGGGTGGATCCTCGTCTTTCCGTTGACCGGCGGATTTGCGATGCTGTACGAAGGTGTCTTTTCGGGACTGGCCCGGGCAAAACCGGTCCGGAACTCGATGATCCAGGCTTTTCTCGTGTTCGGACTGTTACTGCTGTCGATTTACTGGATCGGCAATCACGGGGTCTGGCTCGCGTTCATCGGTTTCGGTTTGACACGATCGCTGTCACTTCATCTGGCGGAGCGCCGGATGAACCTGACATTTGAACGTCCGGACAAAAAAACGGATCTTCCTGTTTAA
- a CDS encoding methyl-accepting chemotaxis protein, with product MDRLMQEQTTRVTDTQVIRAIEQNLAIIRFDDRRKVAYVNELFARTMGYEVDELIGKYHRDLCFSGYADSPAYELFWRKLMQGITYQDKIERRAADGQQKWLEATYMPIFSEDGRRVVGVSKIATDITVRQQDVLRMAEELNATSAFLTVKSESGRQDGLNVLATVQQIEAESTTNLANLVQLQAQTDSITDIVKTIRDIAAQTNLLALNAAIEAARAGEHGRGFNVVATEVRNLSNKVSQSIGEIKDNIEGIVKRIEEVSTSIEHISLKVKTSSGQLEQTVREFDLLADSAKQLEQQAKEFVQVL from the coding sequence GTGGATCGATTGATGCAGGAACAGACGACACGTGTGACGGATACCCAGGTTATACGGGCAATTGAACAGAACCTGGCGATTATCCGATTTGATGACCGACGCAAAGTGGCTTACGTCAATGAGTTGTTTGCCCGGACGATGGGGTATGAGGTCGACGAGCTGATCGGGAAGTATCATCGGGATCTTTGTTTTTCGGGGTACGCGGACAGTCCGGCTTATGAACTGTTTTGGCGAAAGTTGATGCAAGGCATCACCTATCAGGACAAAATCGAACGGCGGGCGGCGGATGGACAGCAAAAATGGCTCGAAGCGACGTATATGCCGATTTTCTCGGAAGATGGCCGCCGTGTCGTCGGTGTCTCGAAAATCGCGACCGACATCACGGTCCGCCAACAGGACGTCTTGCGGATGGCCGAAGAACTGAATGCGACATCGGCCTTTTTAACCGTGAAATCAGAAAGTGGACGACAAGACGGACTGAACGTGCTCGCGACCGTTCAACAAATCGAAGCGGAATCGACAACAAACCTTGCGAATCTCGTCCAACTCCAGGCGCAGACCGATTCAATCACGGATATCGTCAAGACGATCCGTGACATCGCCGCCCAGACGAATCTGTTGGCACTCAATGCAGCCATCGAAGCAGCACGTGCCGGAGAACACGGACGCGGTTTTAACGTCGTTGCGACCGAAGTCCGCAATCTTTCCAATAAAGTCTCCCAATCGATCGGTGAAATCAAAGATAATATCGAAGGAATCGTTAAACGGATTGAGGAAGTCTCAACGAGTATCGAACACATCTCGTTAAAAGTTAAAACGAGCAGCGGACAGCTCGAACAGACGGTCCGCGAATTTGATCTCTTGGCGGATTCTGCCAAGCAATTGGAGCAACAGGCAAAAGAATTTGTGCAGGTGTTATGA
- a CDS encoding SDR family oxidoreductase: MRLSEKVIIVTGAASGMGKAMAELFAAEGGHVVVSDIHGDAARQVVQTITENGGTALAVETNVAEEKAVQQLIDQTITTYGKLDVLVHNAGIMDGMEGVADISDERWERVFSINTTAVMRLMRLTVPIFQQQGHGVILNNISIGGLNGARSGAAYTASKHAVVGLTKNTAYLYAKEGVRCNGIAPGAVETNIGQSMTNINEFGMGRTMLGMGLNPRTAQPEEIAKLALFLVSEDSSFVNGAIVVADGGWSAY; encoded by the coding sequence ATGCGCTTATCGGAAAAAGTCATCATCGTCACGGGAGCCGCCTCCGGCATGGGGAAAGCGATGGCCGAGTTGTTTGCGGCAGAAGGGGGACATGTCGTCGTTTCGGATATTCACGGCGACGCGGCGAGACAAGTCGTGCAGACAATCACCGAAAACGGAGGAACAGCACTAGCAGTGGAAACGAATGTGGCAGAGGAAAAAGCCGTTCAGCAATTGATTGATCAAACCATCACGACGTACGGTAAGCTGGATGTCCTTGTCCATAATGCCGGCATCATGGACGGGATGGAAGGTGTCGCGGATATCTCGGATGAACGCTGGGAACGCGTTTTCTCTATTAACACGACAGCCGTCATGCGATTGATGCGGTTGACTGTCCCGATTTTTCAACAGCAAGGGCACGGCGTCATCCTTAATAACATCTCGATTGGCGGATTGAACGGTGCCCGGTCCGGAGCCGCTTACACGGCTTCAAAACACGCGGTCGTCGGATTGACGAAAAATACAGCGTATCTGTATGCCAAGGAGGGGGTCCGATGCAACGGGATTGCCCCCGGCGCAGTCGAGACGAACATCGGTCAGTCGATGACGAACATCAACGAGTTCGGAATGGGACGGACGATGCTCGGGATGGGACTAAATCCGCGAACCGCCCAACCAGAAGAAATTGCCAAGCTGGCCCTGTTCCTCGTATCGGAAGACAGCAGCTTCGTCAACGGAGCGATCGTCGTAGCGGATGGCGGATGGAGTGCTTATTAA
- a CDS encoding Asp23/Gls24 family envelope stress response protein, protein MANESLNTTGQTEEVRSNKLTFEDQVIKKIAGIASNEVQGILSMSGGFMSGLTDRLRSTEDITKGVGAEVGERQVALDLRVIVEYGKNIPSIFQETVAKIKKAIGDMTGLEVVEVNMHVEDVMTRAEFDAKSKNEQAEEKTSRELK, encoded by the coding sequence ATGGCAAACGAATCATTAAACACAACTGGACAAACCGAAGAGGTACGCTCGAATAAATTAACATTCGAAGATCAGGTCATCAAAAAAATCGCCGGGATTGCTTCAAACGAAGTCCAAGGCATCTTATCGATGAGTGGTGGATTCATGAGCGGTTTGACGGATCGTCTCCGCAGCACGGAAGACATCACAAAAGGTGTCGGCGCAGAAGTCGGTGAACGCCAAGTGGCGCTTGATCTCCGTGTCATCGTCGAATACGGCAAAAATATCCCGTCCATCTTCCAGGAAACGGTCGCCAAAATCAAAAAAGCAATCGGAGATATGACCGGACTTGAAGTCGTCGAAGTCAACATGCATGTTGAAGACGTCATGACACGCGCCGAGTTCGATGCGAAAAGCAAAAACGAACAGGCGGAAGAAAAAACAAGCCGCGAATTAAAATAA
- a CDS encoding DUF2273 domain-containing protein yields the protein MSTKEQLYPYRFRLVGGLVGLVIAVLFLTIGFGPTMLLLVFTAIGFLIGKWRDGALDIEGWIQFFNRD from the coding sequence ATGAGTACGAAAGAACAATTGTATCCGTACCGGTTCCGGTTAGTCGGCGGTCTCGTTGGACTCGTGATCGCGGTTCTGTTCCTGACAATCGGTTTCGGACCCACGATGCTGTTGCTCGTCTTTACCGCGATCGGCTTTCTGATTGGGAAGTGGCGGGACGGAGCACTTGATATTGAAGGATGGATTCAGTTCTTTAACCGGGATTGA